A genomic region of Sphingobium sp. HWE2-09 contains the following coding sequences:
- a CDS encoding DUF2490 domain-containing protein, producing the protein MRRLLACLTASLALFAIPANAATSEDEQFWLNLTAMGSIKGKLVYFAEIQPRVGDGMSRVDQSLFRGALGWKLSPTITLYQGYAHVVTPIEGGRDINEERSFQQLSWVLGKPWGGELSSRTRLEQRWRSNGDDMGWRVREMLRYEKPLRPGSDAVNALVYAEGFAALNDTDWGARSGFDQLRSFVGAEVGLPGASTLEVGYLNQVINQRAGNTRVNHVASVTLFFRH; encoded by the coding sequence ATGCGCCGACTTCTTGCCTGCCTAACCGCCAGCCTCGCCCTGTTCGCCATCCCGGCCAACGCGGCGACCAGCGAGGATGAGCAATTCTGGCTCAACCTGACCGCAATGGGATCGATCAAGGGCAAGCTGGTCTATTTCGCGGAGATCCAGCCGCGCGTCGGCGATGGTATGTCGCGGGTGGACCAGTCGCTGTTTCGCGGGGCGCTGGGGTGGAAATTGTCGCCGACGATCACGCTCTATCAGGGCTATGCCCATGTGGTTACGCCGATCGAAGGCGGCCGGGATATCAATGAGGAACGCAGTTTCCAGCAGCTCAGCTGGGTGCTGGGCAAGCCATGGGGCGGCGAACTGTCGTCGCGCACCCGGCTGGAACAGCGCTGGCGGTCCAATGGCGACGATATGGGCTGGCGCGTGCGGGAAATGCTGCGCTACGAAAAGCCGCTGCGGCCCGGCAGCGACGCGGTGAACGCGCTGGTCTATGCAGAAGGGTTTGCGGCGCTCAACGATACCGATTGGGGCGCGCGGAGCGGGTTCGACCAGTTGCGCAGCTTCGTCGGGGCGGAGGTGGGCCTGCCGGGCGCTTCGACGCTGGAGGTCGGGTATCTCAATCAGGTCATCAACCAGCGTGCGGGCAACACGCGCGTCAATCATGTGGCGTCGGTGACCTTGTTCTTTCGGCATTGA
- a CDS encoding alpha-D-glucose phosphate-specific phosphoglucomutase: MIQTVATTPFDDQTPGTSGLRKKVRVFQQPHYAENFVQSVFDSLEGFAGQVLVVGGDGRYLNREVIQIVLKMAAANGFGRVIVGQGGILSTPAASHLIRSSGAFGGLILSASHNPGGPDEDFGIKYNIGNGGPAPEKVTDAIAARSRVIDSYTILDAADVDIDRLGESRIGDMTVEVVDPVTAYADLMESMFDFAAIRAQITGGFTLAFDSMSAVTGPYSVEIFERRLGAPMGTVMNGTPLPDFGHHHPDPNLVHAKELYDRMMAADAPDFGAASDGDGDRNLIIGRHSYVTPSDSLAVLAANAHLAPGYAAGLKGIARSMPTSGAADRVAEKLGVPLFETPTGWKFFGNLLDAGMATICGEESAGTGSDHVREKDGIWAVLLWLNILAVRQQSVGAIMADHWATYGRNYYARHDYEAIAKDKADALMAALRGKLAALPGTSNSGGTVKSADDFAYTDPTDQSVSKNQGVRILFEDGSRVVFRLSGTGTQGATLRVYIERYMGTDGDLTLETGDALAPLIAAAQEVADIAGFTGMDQPSVIT, encoded by the coding sequence GTGATTCAGACCGTTGCCACGACGCCATTTGACGACCAGACGCCCGGCACATCGGGCCTGCGCAAGAAGGTCCGCGTCTTTCAGCAGCCCCATTATGCGGAGAATTTTGTTCAGTCGGTGTTCGACAGCCTCGAAGGCTTTGCGGGGCAGGTATTGGTGGTGGGCGGCGATGGGCGCTACCTCAATCGCGAGGTGATCCAGATCGTGCTGAAGATGGCGGCGGCCAACGGCTTTGGTCGCGTGATCGTGGGCCAGGGCGGCATCCTCTCCACCCCAGCCGCGTCGCATCTGATCCGGTCGTCGGGGGCGTTCGGCGGATTGATCCTGTCGGCCAGCCATAATCCGGGCGGCCCGGACGAGGATTTCGGCATCAAATATAATATCGGCAATGGCGGACCCGCGCCGGAAAAGGTAACCGACGCGATCGCCGCGCGATCGCGCGTGATCGACAGCTACACTATTCTCGACGCCGCCGATGTCGATATCGATAGGCTGGGCGAAAGCCGGATCGGTGACATGACGGTGGAAGTGGTCGATCCGGTCACCGCTTATGCCGACCTGATGGAAAGCATGTTCGATTTCGCCGCGATACGCGCGCAAATCACAGGCGGCTTCACCCTCGCCTTCGACAGCATGAGCGCAGTGACTGGTCCCTATTCGGTCGAGATTTTCGAACGCCGCCTGGGCGCGCCTATGGGCACGGTGATGAATGGCACCCCCCTGCCCGATTTCGGCCATCACCATCCTGATCCGAACCTGGTCCATGCCAAAGAACTGTACGACCGGATGATGGCCGCCGACGCGCCCGATTTCGGCGCGGCGTCGGATGGCGATGGCGACCGCAACCTGATCATCGGCAGACACAGCTATGTGACGCCTTCGGATTCGCTGGCGGTGCTGGCGGCCAATGCGCATCTGGCGCCGGGCTATGCCGCGGGCCTGAAGGGCATCGCGCGGTCCATGCCGACCAGCGGCGCGGCGGACCGGGTCGCGGAAAAGCTGGGCGTACCGCTGTTCGAAACGCCTACGGGGTGGAAATTCTTCGGCAACCTGCTGGATGCGGGCATGGCGACGATCTGTGGCGAAGAAAGCGCGGGCACCGGTTCCGATCATGTGCGTGAGAAGGACGGCATCTGGGCGGTGCTGCTGTGGCTCAACATATTGGCGGTGCGCCAGCAGAGCGTCGGGGCGATCATGGCGGATCATTGGGCGACCTACGGGCGGAATTATTATGCCCGCCACGATTATGAAGCGATCGCCAAGGACAAGGCCGACGCACTGATGGCCGCGCTGCGCGGCAAGCTGGCGGCGCTGCCCGGCACCAGCAACAGCGGCGGGACGGTGAAGAGCGCGGATGATTTCGCCTATACCGACCCCACCGACCAATCGGTCAGCAAGAATCAGGGCGTCCGTATCCTGTTCGAGGACGGATCGCGCGTGGTGTTCCGCCTGTCCGGCACGGGTACGCAGGGCGCGACGTTGCGTGTCTATATCGAGCGTTATATGGGCACTGACGGCGACCTGACGCTGGAAACCGGCGACGCCCTCGCCCCGCTGATCGCCGCCGCGCAGGAGGTTGCAGATATTGCGGGCTTTACCGGGATGGACCAGCCCAGCGTCATTACCTGA
- the pth gene encoding aminoacyl-tRNA hydrolase, producing the protein MQIWAGLGNPGQQYAMHRHNVGFMVADLIADMHRFSPPKKQFQGWVQEGRIGAEKVILLKPATFMNESGRSVGEAMRFYKLTPQDVTVFHDELDLVPMKVKVKRGGGNAGHNGLRSTDAHIGNDFRRVRIGIGHPGHKDKVHGYVLGNYAKSEMDALFDMLGAIGAEAEWLAKNDDARFMNEVALRLAD; encoded by the coding sequence ATGCAAATCTGGGCGGGCCTGGGCAATCCGGGGCAGCAATATGCGATGCACCGGCACAATGTCGGCTTCATGGTCGCGGACCTGATCGCCGACATGCATCGCTTTTCCCCGCCGAAGAAGCAATTCCAGGGCTGGGTGCAGGAAGGGCGGATCGGCGCGGAGAAGGTCATCCTGCTCAAACCCGCCACCTTCATGAACGAAAGCGGGCGATCGGTCGGCGAAGCGATGCGCTTCTACAAGCTTACGCCGCAGGACGTTACCGTGTTCCACGACGAACTCGACCTTGTGCCCATGAAGGTCAAGGTGAAGCGCGGCGGTGGCAATGCGGGGCATAACGGCCTGCGATCGACCGACGCGCATATCGGCAATGATTTCCGCCGGGTGCGGATCGGCATCGGCCATCCGGGGCATAAGGACAAGGTCCATGGCTATGTGCTAGGTAATTACGCCAAGAGCGAGATGGACGCCCTTTTCGACATGCTCGGCGCGATCGGCGCGGAGGCGGAATGGCTGGCGAAGAATGACGACGCCCGCTTCATGAACGAGGTCGCGTTGCGGCTGGCGGATTGA
- a CDS encoding 50S ribosomal protein L25/general stress protein Ctc — MSEQLTLSAEARDRAGKGASRALRREGRVPAVIYGMNEEPLSIHVEEKLLNKQLGTGHFFNSVIMVEVGGKTVRTLAKDVAFHPVTDRPLHADFLRVSEHATVHVHVPVRFENEDASPGLKKGGVLNVVAHDIELVVDAANIPDEVVVDLTGLEVGDSLHISAVTLPKGTTALHADTDFSIATVVAPSALKSAEGEADAEEAAEGE, encoded by the coding sequence ATGAGCGAGCAGCTTACGCTGTCGGCCGAGGCACGCGATCGGGCAGGCAAGGGAGCCTCCCGCGCCCTCCGCCGTGAGGGCCGCGTACCCGCCGTCATCTATGGAATGAACGAAGAACCCCTGTCGATCCATGTCGAGGAAAAGCTCCTCAACAAGCAGCTCGGCACCGGCCACTTCTTCAATTCGGTCATCATGGTCGAAGTCGGCGGCAAGACCGTCCGCACGCTCGCCAAGGACGTGGCCTTCCACCCCGTCACCGACCGTCCGCTGCACGCAGACTTCCTGCGCGTGTCCGAACACGCCACCGTTCACGTGCATGTGCCGGTGCGCTTCGAGAATGAAGACGCATCGCCGGGCCTGAAGAAGGGCGGCGTGCTCAACGTCGTGGCGCACGACATCGAACTGGTCGTCGATGCCGCCAACATTCCGGATGAAGTCGTCGTCGATCTGACCGGCCTGGAAGTCGGCGATTCGCTGCACATCAGCGCGGTTACGCTGCCCAAGGGCACGACTGCCTTGCACGCGGACACGGACTTCTCCATCGCGACCGTCGTCGCCCCGTCGGCGCTCAAGAGCGCCGAAGGCGAAGCGGACGCCGAGGAAGCAGCCGAAGGCGAATAA